A single region of the Idiomarinaceae bacterium HL-53 genome encodes:
- a CDS encoding hydrophobic/amphiphilic exporter-1, HAE1 family, with protein sequence MSTSYSAPLAKFALQRPVTVWMIFLAMLILGLAASKLLPLEKFPAIDIPQVVVEVPYPNATPAEVERLIVRPLEETLATITNIKEIRSFSNENGGFVVLNFDWQEDINARSIEVREKAEIARQHLPDDVERVFVRQFNTEDMPVLQLRISSERDLEFAWDLLNRNLKQPIERAQGVSKVELYGVNPRSIMIRLNPDALVASGLNTETVLATLRAQNFSQTAGFVETEANRLRISASSEYHDLEDIRALPITPFLTVNDIAEVSYELPRMQEGRHFNRSYAIGINVFKESTANLVDVSEQVVQVIQEAGESEEFQGIQLMMMDNTAESVTQSLSDLLLAGLIGAVLSTIVLYLFLRDWKLTLIIVLSVPSSLCLTLGVMYLLGYSLNILSIMGLMLAIGMLIDNAVVVSESVKQEQETAVAEGRVPNVETIEAGMGKVSLAIIAGTFTTAIVFLPNIFGEKEQITIFLEHVAIAICISLLASLLIAQTLIPLLLSKLKVNPGKVQIKRSRFKENYLASLRWSHRHPRLTTLFILLLLASTAYPLSQVGSDEAPIAYNNRLFINYDLDGQYALAEVEKEVDILEAYLYANKEAFELEDVYSYYTPGYAITTMLLKEERSVSVPEIQRRVRENLPPMSRSKPYFGFGGGENQGVQITLTGRSTERLEELSEELIPILANIEGLEDVQTDTGNSSDELRVIVNRVQAERYGLSTQNIAQQVSLALRGNPLRSFRHNPEGDVRIEAKYPDAYEFDLELLKAMIVKRDGAQLVRLDQVAHFERHPRLDQIRRFDRETTIRITANLRELELSDAREAIEQVMSNVNLPAGYAWSLDGGFRRQQQEQQLMLVNMLLAVCLVYMVMAALFESLLLPSAVIGSLLLAITGVFWGLMITSTGMEMMAMIGMLILMGIVVNNGIVLVDQINQLREEGMALEEAILEGSSRRIRPILMTVATTILGLLPLAFGSTQIGGDGPPYAPMAITIISGLIFSTITSLYFVPHAYSRLLFWRSHWSRVWQGSKRLRGKPQDASL encoded by the coding sequence ATGAGTACCTCTTATTCAGCGCCTTTAGCCAAGTTTGCGTTGCAAAGACCCGTTACCGTATGGATGATTTTCCTTGCCATGCTGATACTCGGTTTAGCGGCTTCTAAATTACTGCCATTAGAAAAATTCCCAGCGATTGATATTCCGCAAGTGGTAGTGGAAGTCCCCTACCCTAATGCCACGCCAGCTGAAGTTGAGCGGCTCATCGTTCGACCTTTGGAAGAAACACTCGCAACGATCACCAATATTAAGGAGATTCGTTCTTTTTCCAATGAGAATGGTGGGTTTGTGGTACTCAATTTCGATTGGCAAGAAGATATCAATGCACGCAGCATTGAAGTGCGAGAGAAGGCAGAGATCGCTCGCCAACACCTACCCGACGACGTTGAGCGTGTCTTTGTAAGACAATTTAATACCGAAGATATGCCTGTTCTGCAATTGCGTATTTCGAGCGAACGCGATTTAGAGTTTGCATGGGACTTATTGAATCGTAATTTGAAACAACCTATTGAGCGAGCTCAAGGGGTCTCAAAAGTTGAGTTATATGGGGTCAACCCTCGCTCGATCATGATTCGATTAAATCCAGATGCCTTAGTGGCAAGTGGTCTGAATACCGAAACTGTTTTAGCGACACTTCGTGCGCAAAACTTCAGCCAAACGGCTGGCTTTGTGGAAACCGAAGCAAATCGGTTGCGCATTAGTGCCTCTTCTGAATACCACGATTTAGAAGACATCCGAGCGCTTCCAATTACCCCGTTCTTAACCGTAAATGACATTGCTGAGGTGAGTTACGAGCTCCCACGAATGCAGGAAGGAAGGCATTTCAATCGAAGTTATGCAATTGGTATCAATGTCTTTAAGGAATCAACTGCTAATTTGGTCGATGTTTCAGAGCAAGTTGTGCAAGTTATTCAGGAAGCGGGTGAGTCTGAAGAGTTTCAAGGCATTCAACTCATGATGATGGACAATACCGCAGAAAGTGTTACCCAATCACTCAGTGATTTGTTGCTCGCGGGTCTTATTGGTGCGGTTCTATCAACTATCGTGCTGTATCTATTTTTACGTGATTGGAAACTCACGCTCATTATCGTGCTCTCCGTTCCATCCTCACTCTGTTTAACTTTGGGCGTCATGTATCTACTCGGTTACAGCCTTAATATTTTGTCCATTATGGGCTTAATGCTCGCCATAGGGATGCTTATCGACAACGCTGTTGTAGTGAGTGAGAGTGTCAAACAAGAGCAGGAAACAGCTGTTGCCGAAGGCCGAGTTCCAAATGTCGAAACAATTGAGGCCGGGATGGGCAAAGTTTCTCTCGCCATTATCGCCGGAACTTTCACCACTGCAATTGTGTTTCTTCCAAACATTTTTGGTGAAAAAGAACAAATCACAATTTTTCTTGAACACGTTGCCATTGCAATCTGTATCTCACTTCTGGCCTCCCTCTTGATCGCGCAAACGCTTATTCCCTTGCTGTTGAGCAAGTTGAAAGTAAACCCTGGAAAAGTGCAAATCAAGCGGAGTCGATTCAAAGAGAATTATTTAGCGTCATTGCGCTGGTCTCACCGCCATCCGCGTTTAACCACTCTTTTTATCTTGCTGCTACTTGCGTCTACCGCCTATCCCCTCTCTCAGGTCGGGAGCGACGAAGCGCCTATTGCTTACAACAATCGCCTGTTTATTAACTACGATTTAGATGGCCAATATGCACTTGCAGAAGTGGAAAAGGAAGTTGATATTCTTGAAGCGTACCTGTACGCCAACAAAGAGGCTTTTGAACTCGAAGACGTGTACAGCTATTACACTCCAGGATACGCGATCACCACGATGCTACTGAAGGAAGAGCGCAGCGTTTCAGTTCCTGAAATTCAGCGTCGGGTCAGAGAGAATTTACCTCCCATGTCGCGTTCTAAACCATACTTTGGCTTTGGTGGTGGTGAAAATCAAGGTGTTCAAATCACATTGACAGGACGCTCGACAGAGCGCCTAGAGGAGCTTTCAGAAGAGCTCATTCCGATCCTCGCCAACATTGAAGGGCTGGAAGATGTGCAAACCGATACCGGCAATAGTAGTGACGAATTGCGCGTGATTGTGAATCGTGTTCAGGCTGAACGCTACGGCCTATCAACGCAAAATATCGCACAGCAGGTATCGTTAGCGTTGCGCGGTAATCCTTTGCGTTCATTCCGCCATAATCCCGAAGGAGATGTGCGCATCGAAGCGAAATATCCCGACGCTTATGAGTTTGACTTAGAGCTTTTGAAAGCCATGATCGTCAAGCGGGACGGAGCTCAACTCGTTCGTCTAGACCAAGTAGCTCATTTTGAGCGTCATCCACGATTAGATCAGATTCGTCGCTTTGATCGCGAAACAACTATTCGTATTACCGCAAACTTGCGCGAATTAGAGCTTTCAGACGCCCGTGAGGCCATCGAGCAGGTCATGAGTAATGTGAACTTACCTGCTGGCTATGCCTGGTCATTAGATGGCGGCTTTAGACGGCAACAACAAGAGCAGCAACTCATGTTAGTAAATATGCTTCTCGCAGTTTGCTTGGTTTATATGGTGATGGCTGCGTTGTTTGAGTCATTGCTTCTGCCAAGTGCCGTAATCGGCTCACTATTACTTGCGATTACAGGTGTTTTTTGGGGCCTCATGATCACCAGCACGGGTATGGAAATGATGGCGATGATAGGCATGCTCATACTCATGGGTATTGTTGTGAATAACGGGATTGTGTTGGTCGATCAAATCAACCAATTAAGAGAAGAAGGAATGGCGCTTGAAGAAGCAATTCTTGAGGGTTCTTCTCGTCGCATCCGGCCTATTCTTATGACCGTTGCCACAACCATTCTCGGTCTACTTCCGCTGGCATTCGGCTCGACTCAAATTGGCGGCGACGGCCCTCCGTATGCGCCTATGGCAATTACAATTATCAGCGGTCTCATTTTCTCAACTATAACGAGCTTATACTTTGTACCCCATGCTTACAGCCGACTCTTATTCTGGAGATCGCATTGGAGCCGTGTTTGGCAAGGCAGCAAAAGACTACGAGGTAAGCCCCAAGACGCTTCCTTGTAA
- a CDS encoding hydrophobic/amphiphilic exporter-1, HAE1 family, with protein sequence MSLAKVAVHRPVTVVMFTLAITLFGMVALSRLPVTLLPELSYPSLTVRTEYPGAAPAEIEQLINRPIEESLGTVRGIRSMTSYARAGQSDIQLEFAWGTNMDMAAIEVREKLDMVPIPLDIQKPILLRFDPNMEPILRFALSGDSDLQALRRFADEELKRSFETIDGIAAVRTGGGLEDEIQVLIDEQRTAALNLTPEFIVTRLREENVNRAGGRVQSGRLEFLVRTMNQFQSLDDIRDIYITTVAGRPIQLKDIAEVRLGHKDRTSISRVNGAEAIEFNLYREGGANTVAVAERVRNSLNAITEEMPQGYQLELLSDQSLFIRNSIASVKENAVMGGILAMTIILLFLRQVKPTLIISIAIPISVIASFFLMYSAKLSLNIMSLGGIALAVGLLVDNAIVVLENISRRRELGDNIEQAAHIGTNEVASAVTASTLTTLAVFVPMIFISGIAGQLFYDQALTVTFALIASLLVALTLIPMLASRGGPQKYAEHPERLERPAPRNGWRKLFAPFAWLRFILWSVIPHGILWLLRKVGVGLRWLALLIAAPILKVFEVFLGAVQRGHARGLSRTLKSPILFFTFFVALTGASFILLPQLKSQLIPDMEQQEFYVEVELPRGTPIQNTDLALRDIAERLENDERIVRTFSVAGIGSLMQISANQGGDYWGRLHVITQPTLTTEQREQLIRDVRAEISLIPDLNSTVDFPSLISIDMPLTLEIQGHDLARVQTVAYQLVTELNTHNNFQDVRAGVAEGQPELTIRFDHARLAFAGLTAPQVAQVITQKMGGQVASKYSLDDRQIDIRVRLPDAYRQNPQEVAQLIVNPGAERELTLSSVATVSLETGPGEITRLNQERVAIVSMAVVDGNLKTAAEELDSIINNLAIPPGIEARVGGQSDMLDASFKSLTFALALAVFLVYLVMASQFESFGHPLLIMFAVPLAASGSVLGLWLTQTPLSVVVFIGLIMLCGIVVNNAIVLIDRINQLRAEGIEKLTAIQQASEQRLRPILMTTLTTVLGLLPLALGIGEGAELTEAMAITVISGLMFATVLTLFFIPVVYQLFDRKQFNHKVTQ encoded by the coding sequence ATGAGCCTCGCCAAAGTTGCTGTCCATCGTCCCGTTACAGTTGTGATGTTTACCCTGGCTATCACGCTGTTCGGGATGGTGGCGCTCTCTCGCTTACCGGTGACGCTACTTCCCGAGTTGAGCTACCCAAGTTTAACGGTTCGAACAGAATATCCCGGTGCGGCGCCAGCTGAAATAGAACAACTAATCAACCGCCCTATCGAGGAATCTTTGGGAACCGTGCGTGGTATTCGCAGTATGACTTCATACGCACGTGCAGGACAATCTGATATTCAGCTCGAGTTTGCCTGGGGCACGAATATGGATATGGCCGCAATTGAAGTGAGAGAAAAGTTGGATATGGTGCCGATTCCCCTGGATATTCAAAAGCCAATTCTTCTTCGCTTCGATCCCAATATGGAGCCTATTCTTCGCTTTGCACTCTCTGGCGATAGCGATCTGCAGGCATTACGTCGCTTTGCTGATGAAGAGTTAAAACGCAGTTTCGAAACGATTGACGGAATCGCCGCCGTCCGCACGGGCGGCGGTCTTGAAGACGAAATACAAGTCCTTATAGATGAACAACGCACCGCAGCCCTAAATCTTACCCCTGAGTTTATAGTGACTCGGTTACGAGAAGAGAATGTGAATCGTGCTGGTGGACGCGTGCAAAGCGGTCGTCTTGAATTTCTCGTACGAACCATGAATCAGTTCCAATCTCTTGATGATATCCGTGATATTTACATCACGACGGTCGCGGGTCGCCCTATTCAGCTTAAGGACATTGCAGAAGTGCGCTTGGGGCACAAAGATCGCACCTCCATTAGCCGGGTAAATGGTGCAGAAGCTATTGAATTTAATTTGTATCGAGAAGGTGGTGCGAACACCGTTGCTGTGGCAGAACGAGTTCGTAACTCCCTCAATGCCATCACAGAAGAAATGCCGCAAGGTTATCAATTGGAGTTGCTCAGCGATCAATCGCTCTTTATCAGAAATTCCATTGCTTCGGTCAAAGAAAATGCAGTGATGGGCGGCATCTTAGCCATGACCATCATTTTACTCTTTCTGCGCCAAGTCAAACCAACTTTGATTATCTCAATTGCAATTCCTATTTCTGTGATTGCGTCGTTCTTCCTGATGTATTCGGCCAAGCTGAGCCTAAATATCATGTCGCTTGGCGGCATTGCACTCGCCGTGGGCCTGCTGGTAGATAATGCTATTGTGGTTCTAGAAAACATCTCCCGTCGTCGCGAACTCGGCGATAATATTGAACAAGCAGCGCATATCGGAACGAATGAGGTTGCAAGCGCAGTGACAGCGTCAACTTTAACGACACTCGCAGTATTTGTCCCTATGATATTTATTTCGGGTATCGCTGGGCAGCTATTTTATGATCAAGCATTGACCGTCACTTTTGCGCTCATTGCATCATTACTCGTAGCACTCACCTTGATCCCAATGCTTGCTTCCCGTGGCGGCCCACAGAAATATGCGGAGCATCCTGAACGACTTGAACGGCCTGCGCCAAGAAATGGCTGGCGTAAGTTATTCGCTCCGTTTGCTTGGCTTCGCTTCATTCTGTGGTCAGTAATTCCGCACGGTATCCTGTGGCTATTACGTAAAGTTGGCGTTGGTCTGCGATGGTTGGCATTGCTCATCGCTGCGCCAATTTTAAAAGTGTTTGAGGTGTTCCTAGGCGCTGTGCAACGTGGACATGCGCGCGGTTTATCGCGTACTTTGAAGTCTCCAATATTATTCTTCACATTCTTCGTGGCACTTACGGGAGCGAGCTTTATCTTGTTACCACAGTTGAAGTCGCAACTGATTCCTGACATGGAACAACAAGAGTTCTACGTAGAAGTTGAACTGCCTCGCGGTACCCCGATTCAAAATACTGATTTAGCCTTGCGAGACATTGCGGAACGCCTCGAAAATGACGAGCGCATTGTACGAACTTTTTCCGTGGCTGGAATTGGTAGTTTGATGCAAATATCAGCCAATCAAGGCGGCGATTATTGGGGGCGTTTACATGTCATTACCCAACCTACATTGACCACAGAGCAACGTGAGCAACTTATTCGCGATGTGCGCGCTGAAATTAGCCTCATCCCAGATCTGAATAGTACAGTCGACTTTCCAAGTTTAATCAGCATTGACATGCCATTAACCCTGGAGATTCAGGGGCACGATTTAGCTCGAGTTCAGACCGTTGCCTATCAACTGGTAACCGAACTGAATACTCATAACAACTTTCAAGATGTGCGCGCTGGCGTTGCGGAAGGTCAACCTGAGCTCACCATTCGCTTTGATCATGCAAGACTCGCTTTTGCTGGCCTCACAGCACCGCAGGTGGCTCAGGTCATTACACAAAAAATGGGGGGCCAAGTTGCCTCTAAATACAGCTTAGACGATCGTCAAATAGATATTCGAGTGCGCCTACCCGACGCATATCGCCAGAACCCTCAAGAAGTGGCTCAACTCATCGTAAATCCGGGAGCAGAGCGCGAACTTACCTTGAGTTCGGTCGCGACTGTGAGCCTGGAAACGGGTCCCGGTGAAATCACGCGTTTGAATCAGGAGCGTGTCGCTATCGTGTCAATGGCCGTGGTGGACGGAAACCTTAAAACAGCGGCAGAAGAGTTAGACAGCATCATTAATAATCTAGCGATTCCACCTGGAATTGAAGCCAGAGTAGGCGGGCAAAGCGATATGCTTGACGCCTCGTTCAAGTCACTCACATTTGCACTAGCCCTCGCGGTATTCTTGGTATACCTCGTCATGGCATCACAGTTTGAAAGTTTCGGACATCCATTGCTAATTATGTTCGCGGTTCCACTGGCTGCGTCGGGTTCAGTGCTCGGCCTTTGGCTCACCCAAACACCTTTGAGTGTCGTCGTGTTCATTGGTCTAATCATGCTTTGCGGTATTGTTGTCAATAATGCCATTGTTCTGATCGATCGTATTAACCAACTGAGAGCCGAGGGAATTGAGAAACTCACCGCCATTCAGCAGGCCTCAGAACAACGTTTGCGTCCGATTCTAATGACGACATTGACCACAGTTTTAGGTTTGCTACCACTCGCTCTAGGTATCGGTGAAGGCGCAGAGTTAACGGAAGCAATGGCGATTACCGTTATCTCAGGCCTCATGTTTGCAACCGTTCTTACGTTGTTCTTCATTCCGGTGGTGTATCAGTTGTTTGATCGCAAGCAATTCAATCATAAGGTGACCCAATGA
- a CDS encoding RND family efflux transporter, MFP subunit — MNNPIRKNVLGIAALLSMSAVLSGCGNVGAENTEAQEEEVERGVPVEVIYATRGAIKASFDGSAILEAERSADVTPRVSGIVESIAVEEGDYVEAGQVLAQLESSRYQLAVNQISAELRNIRQELTRHQQLAAQQMVSADAVSRLQSQHDSLTAQLELAQKDLDETTVRAPISGLISERYTRVGRMIQAWQPESMFNIVDTSELRATVHLPENALSHISQGQNAEIQVPALSSLGPISAHVERISPVVDSGSGTFRVVININNESQSLRPGLFTRVSVHYAEKENVVRIPQDALVNVDNQSHVFRIENGVAHKINVATGINDHGWVEVAEGLEEGNMLVITGQANLRDQAKVEVIEL; from the coding sequence GTGAACAATCCAATTCGTAAAAATGTTTTAGGTATTGCCGCGCTTCTCTCAATGAGTGCAGTTTTAAGTGGCTGCGGCAACGTGGGTGCCGAGAATACAGAGGCGCAGGAAGAGGAAGTTGAGCGCGGTGTACCGGTGGAAGTCATTTACGCAACACGCGGAGCGATTAAAGCATCGTTCGACGGCAGTGCCATTCTAGAAGCCGAGCGAAGCGCCGATGTCACACCCCGTGTCAGCGGTATCGTCGAGTCTATTGCCGTTGAAGAAGGTGACTATGTCGAAGCAGGTCAAGTATTAGCGCAACTTGAATCATCACGTTATCAGTTAGCGGTGAATCAAATTAGCGCTGAGCTCAGAAATATTCGTCAAGAGCTCACTCGGCACCAGCAACTTGCAGCGCAACAAATGGTAAGCGCCGACGCTGTAAGTCGTCTCCAATCACAGCATGACTCTCTTACGGCCCAGCTTGAGCTCGCGCAAAAAGATCTGGATGAAACAACGGTTCGAGCGCCGATATCGGGTCTGATTTCAGAGCGCTACACACGTGTGGGCCGCATGATTCAAGCGTGGCAACCCGAATCAATGTTTAACATCGTAGACACGTCTGAGTTGCGCGCAACAGTTCATTTACCAGAGAATGCCTTGAGTCATATTTCTCAAGGCCAAAATGCTGAAATTCAAGTGCCTGCGTTAAGCTCATTAGGGCCAATATCAGCCCATGTTGAGCGTATCAGCCCGGTCGTAGATTCAGGCTCAGGTACCTTTCGGGTAGTCATCAACATTAACAATGAAAGCCAATCTCTTCGCCCTGGTTTGTTTACCCGTGTAAGTGTTCATTATGCCGAAAAAGAGAATGTGGTCCGCATTCCGCAAGACGCACTCGTGAATGTAGATAACCAATCTCACGTTTTTAGAATTGAAAATGGTGTGGCTCACAAAATCAACGTTGCCACTGGCATTAATGACCATGGCTGGGTGGAAGTCGCAGAAGGCTTAGAAGAGGGCAATATGCTTGTAATTACCGGCCAAGCGAACCTGCGCGACCAAGCGAAAGTAGAGGTAATCGAACTATGA
- a CDS encoding O-acetylhomoserine sulfhydrylase, giving the protein MHPETIALHFGYTAEKPQRAAAVPIYQTTSFTFDDTQHGADLFNLKVEGNIYSRIMNPTNAVLEQRIAALEGGIGALAVASGMAAITYTIQTLAKAGDNIVSVSQLYGGTYNLFAHSLPQQGIDVRLVDGEAFDHLEALIDDKTKLIFCESIGNPAGNIVDLERLAEIANRRGVALVVDNTVATPYLCKPIELGAHIVIHSLTKYIGGHGTTVGGVIVDGGTFPWDAHKQRYPQLNEPDPSYHGVVYTEALGAAAFIGRARVVPLRNTGAALSAQSAFNILQGLETLGLRMERHVENAQKLAEYLLQHPQVSWVNYAGLKNSPYHERALKLTRGSAAGILSFGIKGGEPAAVKFIDQLQLILRLVNIGDAKSLACHPASTTHRQLSDEELAKASVSRDLIRISVGIEHIEDIIADVEQALVAAQES; this is encoded by the coding sequence ATGCATCCAGAAACAATCGCACTTCATTTCGGTTACACCGCAGAAAAGCCCCAGCGAGCGGCGGCTGTACCAATTTATCAAACAACTTCTTTTACATTTGACGATACTCAACACGGCGCGGATCTATTTAATTTAAAAGTTGAGGGTAATATTTACTCGCGAATCATGAATCCGACGAACGCGGTATTAGAGCAAAGAATTGCAGCGCTTGAGGGAGGCATTGGCGCGCTCGCAGTCGCTTCTGGAATGGCGGCGATTACTTACACAATTCAGACGCTCGCGAAAGCCGGAGACAACATTGTAAGCGTGAGCCAACTGTACGGCGGAACTTATAACTTATTCGCACACTCATTGCCGCAGCAGGGGATTGATGTTCGACTCGTTGATGGCGAGGCATTTGATCATCTTGAGGCCTTGATCGACGATAAAACTAAGCTTATTTTCTGTGAGTCTATTGGTAATCCCGCGGGGAATATCGTGGATTTGGAACGTCTTGCTGAGATCGCAAACCGCCGAGGCGTTGCTTTAGTTGTTGATAATACGGTCGCAACACCATACCTTTGTAAGCCCATTGAACTGGGCGCCCACATCGTGATTCATAGTCTCACCAAATATATCGGTGGCCATGGAACAACGGTGGGTGGTGTGATTGTTGATGGTGGAACGTTCCCGTGGGATGCTCATAAACAAAGATATCCTCAGCTCAATGAACCGGATCCGTCGTACCATGGTGTCGTTTATACGGAAGCCTTAGGTGCGGCAGCGTTTATCGGTCGGGCAAGGGTTGTACCGCTGCGTAATACCGGCGCCGCACTCTCAGCACAGAGCGCTTTTAATATCTTGCAAGGGTTGGAAACGCTTGGGTTGAGAATGGAACGTCATGTTGAGAATGCGCAGAAGTTAGCAGAGTATCTATTGCAACACCCACAGGTGAGTTGGGTCAACTATGCAGGACTCAAAAATAGTCCTTATCATGAGCGCGCTCTAAAATTGACACGCGGCTCTGCGGCAGGAATTCTGAGCTTTGGCATTAAAGGCGGTGAGCCTGCGGCCGTCAAATTTATCGATCAATTACAGCTTATTTTACGCCTCGTGAATATTGGTGACGCGAAGTCATTGGCATGCCATCCTGCTTCAACAACACACCGGCAGTTGAGCGATGAAGAATTAGCGAAAGCGAGTGTATCGCGTGATTTGATAAGAATTTCGGTTGGTATTGAGCATATCGAAGATATCATTGCGGATGTTGAACAAGCCCTAGTTGCTGCGCAAGAAAGCTAA
- a CDS encoding homoserine O-succinyltransferase — protein MTSVAFLNLMPNKIETERQWLHIICPQQHDLEWKPCITASYQPKHTPLSALLPRYTVGLPDAFDILVVTGAPLGQKPFQEIVYWQELQRIFKHCEDRAIPIFASCWAAHALLLARYQLPVQVRSEKLFGVFSHTQTMQHAITQKLPKELYLPHSRYAFIAAEVLRNKSQLTPLLESEAAGPSLILTQDHNLLLLGHPEYAQDTLLFEYQRDKRRGLSTALPEGLDATHANADNLPVWQNYGQVIFAEWLAFLRSN, from the coding sequence ATGACATCGGTCGCATTTCTTAACCTCATGCCAAATAAAATTGAGACCGAGCGTCAATGGCTGCATATCATTTGTCCGCAGCAACATGACTTAGAATGGAAGCCGTGTATCACAGCGAGTTATCAACCCAAACACACACCGCTGAGTGCCCTACTTCCGCGCTACACAGTCGGTTTACCCGACGCCTTTGATATACTTGTCGTGACAGGTGCTCCGCTCGGACAAAAGCCGTTTCAAGAGATTGTTTATTGGCAAGAGCTTCAACGTATTTTCAAACACTGCGAAGACCGCGCAATACCGATATTCGCCTCCTGTTGGGCCGCGCACGCATTACTACTCGCTCGTTATCAATTACCAGTTCAGGTGCGGAGTGAAAAGTTGTTTGGGGTTTTCTCCCACACCCAAACAATGCAACATGCCATCACCCAAAAGCTGCCAAAGGAGCTTTATCTCCCGCACTCCAGGTATGCTTTTATCGCTGCAGAAGTATTACGAAATAAAAGTCAACTGACGCCGCTATTAGAATCGGAAGCAGCCGGACCGTCTCTAATCTTAACCCAAGATCACAATTTATTGCTGTTGGGGCACCCCGAGTATGCACAGGACACCTTGCTTTTTGAATACCAGCGAGACAAGCGAAGAGGGTTAAGCACGGCGCTTCCAGAAGGACTTGATGCAACACATGCAAACGCAGATAACTTGCCCGTTTGGCAGAATTACGGGCAAGTCATTTTCGCTGAGTGGTTAGCTTTCTTGCGCAGCAACTAG